GGGGTAGGAGAGCGAGAGCCAGATGAGGTTCTCGCGCTGCCATTGCAGGCCCAGCAGCAGGGCGCCGAGCAGCAGCACGTACACGGCGCCGCCCACGAGCATGAGGCGGCTGAAAGGCCCGCCGACGGTGGGATAGATGTACTTCACGGGCACGAAGGTCAAGGCGGCGAAGACCAGGCAGATGGTCAGGGCGGTCCAGGGGCCCAGGTGCAGCCAGAACAGGTACAGGGCGATGATGTTCCAGTACGACGGGAATCCGAGGAAGTAGCCGTCCGGCGTCTTGGCGTCGGTCTGGCAGAAGCCGTAGGCGCTGGCGAGCAGCGGGGCGAGCAGGCAGGGCTCGAACCCCGAAGGGAGCAGGCCCGCCCGCCAGATGAGCAGCAGCGGGATCGAGGTGTAGGTGTGGAAGTCGACGATGTCGTCGAGCTTGCGGCCGTCGAACTGCGGCAGAACCGTCTTCACCTCGAGGCGTCGCGCAAGGAATCCGTCGGTGCCGTCGATGACGCAGGCCACGAGCATCCACCAGAATGCGGCTTCGAACCCGTCCGGGCCGCCCCGCAGGATGGCGGCCACCATCATGGCGGCCGCGGCGAGGCCGAGCCCGGTGTAGGCGTGGACGCACCAGGCCAGCGCACGTCGCGTGTTCACGGCAAGACTCCCATCATCGGTGGTACGTAGGGAATGATCTGGTTGAAGCCCCAGACCATCAGGATCACAAGGGGAACGTGAACCACGAACTGCAGCGAGGTGTAGCCCACCAGGTCACGTGCTTCGAGCTCGAGGATGCCGAGCAGCGGCAGCATCCAGAAGGGATGGATGAGGTTGGGCAGCGCCTCGGAAGCGTTGTACACCTGCACCACCCAGCCCATGTTCACCTGCATCGACTTCGCCGCTTCGAGCAGGTAGGGGGCTTCCACCAGCCACTTGCCCCCCGCCGATGGGATGAAGAGGCCGAGCATGGCCGAGTAGATCGCCACCACGACGGGGAACGTGTCATGCGTGCTCACCCGCACGAAGACATCGGCCAGATCGTGGGCCAGCCCAGAGTCGAGCATCATCTGCATGATGCCGGCGTAGAGCGGATACTGGATGATGACCCCTGCCGAGGCGGGCATGGCCTTGGCCACGGCCTTCACGAACGAGCGAGGGCGCCAGTGCAGCAGCAGGCCGAGCAGCAGCAGAAACAAGATGTAGGTGTCGAGGGTGAGCAGCGAGGTCAGGCCTCGCGCGTACACAAGGCTGGCCACATAGGTGAAGCCGATGCCGCAGAGCACGAGGGTGAGCAGCGGCACGTGCTCGAGCCACTCCCCGGGGCGCGTGGGGCGCGCGATGTCGATGGACAGCGGCGTGATGGTGACGCCCATCTGCTCGGCGTCCCGGGCCTGGTCGTCGGGGGGGACCGACATCACCGCGACGGTGAGCGAGACAATCATCAGCGCGGCGGCCATGCACAGGCTCTCCACGCGTCCGATGGTGGCGGTGAGGGGAATGACACCGCTGATGGGCAGCAGGGTGTCGGGCGGCTTCGACATCAGGAGCGCAGCCGATGACGAGAGCCCCAGGGCCCAGATGCTCCCCAGTCCGAGGAAGGCCGCCGCGCCCAGGGCACGGTAGTCGACGCGCAGGTCTCTTCGTGCCGCGATCTGTCGTGCGAGCAGACCGCTGAAGATGAGGCTGAAGCTCCACGACACCGCTGACGACAGCATGCTGAACGTGGCCACGAGGGCCACGGCGCCGCGGCTGCTGCGGGGGCGAGCGGCGAGCGACGTGATGCCGCGATAGACGAGGGGCGACGTGGCGACGGCATAGCCGCTGATGATCACGAGCACCATCTGCATCGTGAACACGATGAGCTTCTCGTTCCAGAAGCCCTTGCCGAACGACGAGGCCATCTCGACCACACCCTTGTGCTCGACGGTCACGGCCAGGCCGAACACGATGCCCACGCCTACCACCGCGAACGCGAAGGCATCTGGGAACCAGCGCTCCGAGGCTTCCGCCAGGGCGATCCCGGTGCGGGAGAGCGGGTTGGTCGCAGCACTTGCGGGGGGGGCTGCCGCCGCGCTCTCGACGGTGCCGCTCGGGCCTGGGGAGGGGGGTGCTTCAGGCATCGATGCGGTCCACGCTGATCTCCATGCGCAGCGCGCGCGTCTCGCCTGGCGCCAGTCGCATCAGGTCGTGGCCTGTGTTCAGGGCATCGCCACGGGCCGTCCAGGGCTCGAGGCAGCAGAACGGTCGGTCGGCCAGGGTCCAGAAGACGAGATAGCGATACTCGGGGCACGCGCTCACCGTGATGCGACGTCCCGTGGCGCGATCGTCGAACGACGCCCGGGGTTCGGTGGCGTCGGTGAAGGTGAGGTCGATGGTGTTCCCTGCCGGTTCCAGGCCCGTGAAGGCCTGTGGCTCGCCGAACGGGTTCTCGGCGGCATGGCGGGCGGGGATGTGGAACAGCAGCGCCTGTTTGTCCGGCGTGGCGAAATAGGGGTGGAAGCCGAAGCTGAAGGGCATCTCGGCGCTCGAGCGGTTCTCGACCGCGTGCTCGATGCGCAGCGCGCCTTGCGTCAGGCGGTATGTGCAGCGCACCTCGAAGGCGAAGGGCCACGACGCTCGCGTCTCGGGGCTGTCAGCGAGCGCCAGGGTGATGTGGTGCTCGCCGCGCTCGACCTCGCGCCACGGCAGCGACCGCGCAAATCCGTGCTGCTTGAGCGCGATCTCAGCCTCTCCCAGGCGGGCGCGCCCCTCACGCAGAGGGCCGCAGATGGGGAAGAGCACCGGGATGCCGCCACGCACGCTTGCGCCGGGATCGTTGAATGTGGCGCGGTCGAGGTAGAGCAAGGGTTCACCGTGCAGCCAGAGGGCGGTGACGATGCCGCCTCGTCGGGGGGCGATGCGAAAGCCGTCACGGCTGTCTCCGATGGTGATCTCTTCAAAGCCTGAGGTTTCGTCAGTCACGTCGTGCGCGTCTCCCATGGGGCATCTCGATCGCCCGTCTCAGACCGAGCCAGCGGCCCTCTCCAGACGGGGTGAGCGGTAATGCACCGCGGCGCGGGCTGCCTCCTTCCGCGCCTGGGCAGGGGAGGGCACACCCGTGCTCGGTTGTGCGAGCAACGCGACCCGCTCCCCGCCGGGAGCCAGCCGCGTCGCCCGCGCAGAGGGCTATCCGCGGATGTAGTCGTCCCATTTCTTGCAGGCCTTGTCTTGAACCTGGGCCTTGTTCACGGTGACCTCCTGCTGCATCTCGAAGATGGCGGTCTGGGTGTCTTGCAGCAGCTTCCACCGCTCCATCTGCTGCTTCTGGTTCTCAGCCGCGATCTGGGCCTGGACGGTGAGGGCGTTCTGGAGATCGGTGTTCTGCAGGTGCTGCAGTCCCATGAGATTGGTGAGCATGGTGCCTCCTGACGTGATCTCCTCGCATGCCGACTGTAGCCGACGTGAGGGGATGACCTCCAGAGACGGCGTGTGTTCACCTTGTTACAAAGTATCGATTCTCTTTTCTGCTCAGAACGGAAAGAGGGGACCGTGCGGTCCCCTCTCTGATTGCGCAGGTCGATGCGCGGTCGTGGGTCAGAGCTGGTAGGCTGCGAGCGCCTGGTACGACTCTGGACGGCGGTCGCGGTAGAACTGCCAGACGTTGCGAACCTCTTTGATCATGTCGAAGTCGAGGTCGGCCACGATGACCGCATCCTTGTCGCGGGGGCCTTCGGCGATGAGCTGGCCGCGGGGGTTGCAGAAGTAAGACTGGCCGTAGAACTCGCCGATGCCCCAGGGCTTCTCGGTGCCGACACGGTTGATGGCCCCCACGAAGTAGGCGTTGGCCACCGCGTGGGCGGGCTGCTCGAGCTTCCACAGGTACTCTGACAGGCCGGCCACCGTGGCCGAGGGGTTGAACACGATCTCGGCGCCGTTGAGGCCCAGGGCGCGCGCGCCCTCGGGGAAGTGGCGGTCGTAGCAGATGTACACGCCCACCTTGCAGAACTGGGTGTCGAACACCGGGTAGCCGAGGTTGCCGGGCTTGAAGTAGAACTTCTCCCAGAAGCCGGGGTGACAGTGGGGGATGTGGTGCTTGCGGTACTTGCCGAGGTAGCGACCGTCGGCATCGATGACCGCGGCGGTGTTGTAGTAGACGCCGGAGATCTCTTCTTCGTAGATGGGCACCACGATGGCCATGCCGTGCTTCTTGGCGAGCTCTTGCATGAGCTTCGTGGTGGGGCCGTCCGGGATCTGCTCGACCAGATCGTACCACTTGATGTGCTGCTCGGCGCAGAAGTAGGGGCCGTAGAACAGCTCTTGCAGGCACAGCACCTGGACGCCTTTGCTGGCCGCCTCTTCGATGAGCTTGATGTGCTTCTCGATCATGCCGTCCTTGATGGCCTGCACCGAGTCAACCGCGGGGTCTTTCACCGTGGCGGCCTGAATCAGACCGCCCTTGACGATTCGTGCCATGACGCCCTCCTCTACGCTTGACCGAGCCGCCCTGCGCGAGCCTCGGAGGCGTTCTTTATTGTGCAGCCTCCTCCACACTTCCTCCAGGGTCGGAGGAACCCCCGGGGGGCGTGGGGGAAGTGGAGGCGATGATGTCGCTGTTCCCGGATGCCGAGCTTGCCGCCGCCTCCGAGACCGCCCCCGGCGAGGTGGAGGGGGTGGTCGATCGGGTCGTGTTCCACGATGCCACCAAGCCGTTCACCATCGTGCGGGTGATGCTGCGCAGCGGTCAGATGACCTCGGTGGTGGGCCCCATCGATCTGCCTCGCCTGGCCACGTGCTATCGCTTCGTGGGCGAGTGGACCACCCATCGCGACTACGGCCGACAGCTCAAGGCCTGCTGGTACGAAGAGGTTCTCCCTAATTCGACCGCGGGGGTCGAGAAGTACCTGGCCTCTGGCCTGGTGAGGGGTTTGGGGAAGGGGCTGGCCAGGCGCATCGCCCGACACTTCGGGGCCGAAGCCCTCAATGTCATCGATGCCGAGCCGGAGCGGCTGCTCGAGATCCCCCGCCTCAGCGAGGAGGTGCGCGCGCGACTGGTGCGCGCGCTCGAGGAGCGCCGGGCCACGCGCCGCGTGATGACGTGGCTGGCCTCGCACGACGTGCCGATGCACGTGGCCGGCAAGATCATGCGGGTGTACGGCGCGCGCACCATCGAGGTGGTGCAGAAGTCGCCCTACCGCATGGCCGAAGAGGTCTTCGGGGTGAGCTTCAAGACCGCCGACATGGTGGCCCGCCGACTCGGCGTCGCCGCCGACGACCCGTTCCGGTTGCGGGCGGGCGTGCAGTACGCCCTCAAGTCGGCGGAAGATGAGGGGCACATGTTCCTGCCGCGCGAGGTGCTCGACAAGAAGGCGGCCGAGCTGCTCGAGTCGTCGCCCGAGGCGCTGGCGGCCCCCATCGAGAGCGCTTCGCTGGCGGGGCGGGTGATCATCGACGATGATCGCGTCTACCTGCGTCGATGCTACAATCTCGAGACCCGCATCAGCGAGCAGCTGGCCGCGCGTCTCGAGACCTCGGGCCGCGAGGCACCAGACGAGGGGCGCCTGGCCGAGATCGAGCGCAGCCTCGGGGGCATCGAGCTCGCGGCGCTGCAGCGCGAGTGCCTTCGCCGCTCTCTCGAGGCTGGGGTCTTCATCATGACCGGCGGCCCGGGTACGGGAAAGACCACGACGGTGCGCAGCATTCTCGCGTGGTGTGAGATGCAGGGCCTGAAGGCCGAGCTGGCCGCGCCCACGGGGCGCGCGTCGCGACGGCTCTCAGAGGCCAGCGGCGCCGACGCGCGCACCCTGCACCGCCTGCTCGAGTACGTGCCCGCCGAGCACGCCTTCATGCGCGATTCGACGCGTCCGCTCGAGGCCGACGTGGTCATCGTCGACGAGGCGTCGATGATCGATGCGTGGCTCTTCGCCGCGCTGCTCGACGCGCTCCGGCCCGAGACGCACCTGGTGCTTGTGGGCGACGTCGACCAGCTGCCGTCGGTGGGCGCGGGGTGCGTGCTGCGCGATCTCATCGCCTCAGAGCGCCTTCCGGTGGTCTTCCTCAACGAGATCTTCCGCCAGGGCGAGGGCAGCTGGATCATTCGCAACTCGCACCGCATCAACCGCGGCGAGCTGCCAGAGAAGGCGCCCAGGCCCGAAGAGTCTGACTTCTTCTTCATCGAGCGCGACACGCCGGAAGAGGTGGCCGATCTCATCTTGTCGCTCTGCTCCACCCGCCTCCCCGGTCACTACGGGTTCAACCCGGTCACCGACGTGCAGGTGATCTCGCCCATGTACAAAGGCGAGGCCGGGGTGCTCAGCCTCAACGCCGCGCTGCAGGCGAAGCTCAATCCTCCGGTGGTCGATGGGGCGCCCGAGGTGTCGGTGTCGAACGGCAAGGCGCGCACGGGTGACAAGGTCATGCAGATGCGCAACAACTACGACAAGGGCGTCTTCAACGGCGACATGGGCATCATCGAGGCCATCGACGCCGAGAGCCGCAGCCTGATCTTTCGCCTGCTCGGTCCGGCATCCGATCCCGTGACGTACACCTTCGATGAGGCCGGCGAGCTCTCGCTGGCCTACGCCTGCAGCGTGCACAAGAGCCAGGGAAGCGAGTTCCAGGCGGCGGTGGTGCCGGTCACCACCCAGCACTACGTGATGCTGCAGCGCAACCTGCTCTACACGGCCGTGACGCGTGCCCGTCGCCTGGTGGTGCTCGTGGGTTCGCGCCGCGCCCTGCGCGTGGCCGTCGAGAACGACAAGGTCGAGAAGCGCTACACGTGGCTTGCCGAGCGCCTGAAGGAGATTGCCGCGGGGTAGGGAAGCCCACGCGCAACCGTACACTTTTTATGGAGGCAGCAGCCATGGTCACTGAAGAGAAGGTTCTCGAAGCGCTCAAGCAGGTCTATGATCCCGAGCTTCCGGTCAACATCGTCGATCTCGGGCTCATCTATGGGGTCGAGATCAAAGAGGCCGGCAACGTCAACGTCACCATGACGCTCACCACGCCCGGTTGCGGCATGGGCACGTTCATCGCCGCCGACGCCAAGGCCCGTGTCGAAGAGGTCGAGGGCGTGAGCGAGGCCAACGTCGACATCACGTTCGAGCCGGCGTGGGAGCCTTCGCGCATGTCTGACGAGGCCGCCCGTCTGCTGGGCGCGAACGACTGAGGCGCGCGCTGCAACAACCGCTTGACGCCGCTCTTGAGCCGCG
This is a stretch of genomic DNA from Pseudomonadota bacterium. It encodes these proteins:
- a CDS encoding acyltransferase; protein product: MARIVKGGLIQAATVKDPAVDSVQAIKDGMIEKHIKLIEEAASKGVQVLCLQELFYGPYFCAEQHIKWYDLVEQIPDGPTTKLMQELAKKHGMAIVVPIYEEEISGVYYNTAAVIDADGRYLGKYRKHHIPHCHPGFWEKFYFKPGNLGYPVFDTQFCKVGVYICYDRHFPEGARALGLNGAEIVFNPSATVAGLSEYLWKLEQPAHAVANAYFVGAINRVGTEKPWGIGEFYGQSYFCNPRGQLIAEGPRDKDAVIVADLDFDMIKEVRNVWQFYRDRRPESYQALAAYQL
- a CDS encoding short-chain fatty acid transporter, which codes for MPEAPPSPGPSGTVESAAAAPPASAATNPLSRTGIALAEASERWFPDAFAFAVVGVGIVFGLAVTVEHKGVVEMASSFGKGFWNEKLIVFTMQMVLVIISGYAVATSPLVYRGITSLAARPRSSRGAVALVATFSMLSSAVSWSFSLIFSGLLARQIAARRDLRVDYRALGAAAFLGLGSIWALGLSSSAALLMSKPPDTLLPISGVIPLTATIGRVESLCMAAALMIVSLTVAVMSVPPDDQARDAEQMGVTITPLSIDIARPTRPGEWLEHVPLLTLVLCGIGFTYVASLVYARGLTSLLTLDTYILFLLLLGLLLHWRPRSFVKAVAKAMPASAGVIIQYPLYAGIMQMMLDSGLAHDLADVFVRVSTHDTFPVVVAIYSAMLGLFIPSAGGKWLVEAPYLLEAAKSMQVNMGWVVQVYNASEALPNLIHPFWMLPLLGILELEARDLVGYTSLQFVVHVPLVILMVWGFNQIIPYVPPMMGVLP
- a CDS encoding aldose epimerase, coding for MGDAHDVTDETSGFEEITIGDSRDGFRIAPRRGGIVTALWLHGEPLLYLDRATFNDPGASVRGGIPVLFPICGPLREGRARLGEAEIALKQHGFARSLPWREVERGEHHITLALADSPETRASWPFAFEVRCTYRLTQGALRIEHAVENRSSAEMPFSFGFHPYFATPDKQALLFHIPARHAAENPFGEPQAFTGLEPAGNTIDLTFTDATEPRASFDDRATGRRITVSACPEYRYLVFWTLADRPFCCLEPWTARGDALNTGHDLMRLAPGETRALRMEISVDRIDA
- a CDS encoding ATP-dependent RecD-like DNA helicase, with the protein product MMSLFPDAELAAASETAPGEVEGVVDRVVFHDATKPFTIVRVMLRSGQMTSVVGPIDLPRLATCYRFVGEWTTHRDYGRQLKACWYEEVLPNSTAGVEKYLASGLVRGLGKGLARRIARHFGAEALNVIDAEPERLLEIPRLSEEVRARLVRALEERRATRRVMTWLASHDVPMHVAGKIMRVYGARTIEVVQKSPYRMAEEVFGVSFKTADMVARRLGVAADDPFRLRAGVQYALKSAEDEGHMFLPREVLDKKAAELLESSPEALAAPIESASLAGRVIIDDDRVYLRRCYNLETRISEQLAARLETSGREAPDEGRLAEIERSLGGIELAALQRECLRRSLEAGVFIMTGGPGTGKTTTVRSILAWCEMQGLKAELAAPTGRASRRLSEASGADARTLHRLLEYVPAEHAFMRDSTRPLEADVVIVDEASMIDAWLFAALLDALRPETHLVLVGDVDQLPSVGAGCVLRDLIASERLPVVFLNEIFRQGEGSWIIRNSHRINRGELPEKAPRPEESDFFFIERDTPEEVADLILSLCSTRLPGHYGFNPVTDVQVISPMYKGEAGVLSLNAALQAKLNPPVVDGAPEVSVSNGKARTGDKVMQMRNNYDKGVFNGDMGIIEAIDAESRSLIFRLLGPASDPVTYTFDEAGELSLAYACSVHKSQGSEFQAAVVPVTTQHYVMLQRNLLYTAVTRARRLVVLVGSRRALRVAVENDKVEKRYTWLAERLKEIAAG
- a CDS encoding CDP-alcohol phosphatidyltransferase — encoded protein: MNTRRALAWCVHAYTGLGLAAAAMMVAAILRGGPDGFEAAFWWMLVACVIDGTDGFLARRLEVKTVLPQFDGRKLDDIVDFHTYTSIPLLLIWRAGLLPSGFEPCLLAPLLASAYGFCQTDAKTPDGYFLGFPSYWNIIALYLFWLHLGPWTALTICLVFAALTFVPVKYIYPTVGGPFSRLMLVGGAVYVLLLGALLLGLQWQRENLIWLSLSYPLAYLAASFIVTLSTPNDRTS
- a CDS encoding DUF59 domain-containing protein yields the protein MVTEEKVLEALKQVYDPELPVNIVDLGLIYGVEIKEAGNVNVTMTLTTPGCGMGTFIAADAKARVEEVEGVSEANVDITFEPAWEPSRMSDEAARLLGAND